A window from Nothobranchius furzeri strain GRZ-AD chromosome 17, NfurGRZ-RIMD1, whole genome shotgun sequence encodes these proteins:
- the vps37ba gene encoding VPS37B subunit of ESCRT-I a isoform X1, translating into MTDPQGRGSSPAHTEMQEVQQSKDMTLANNRTLAEQNLTLQPQLEQKKEQLTKRYGCLQENFESYQLRKSSIEHKSGNRSLDTLLALLQAEGAKIEEETENMADSFLDGDMTLDSFIDAYQSQRKLAHLRRVKIEKLQEMVLTGQRLPQVSVPSSRSQDVPAVASLLTDGSDTSPMAQPRRKPPPPPSQPAPVLTPTAAPPPPVVYSASPYPPVPPRTGQPFPPVSSGYPSHYLSQYPPALPERPSPCLAPQPGFIIQ; encoded by the exons ATGACGGATCCACAAGGCAGGGGTTCGAGTCCAGCTCACACCGAG ATGCAGGAGGTCCAGCAGAGCAAGGACATGACGTTGGCCAACAACCGAACACTGGCCGAGCAAAACCTCACCCTTCAGCCCCAGCTAGAGCAGAAGAAAGAGCAGCTCACCAAGCGCTACGGATGTCTTCAGGAGAACTTTGAGTCCTATCAGCTTCGCAAGTCTTCTATAG AGCACAAGTCTGGAAACCGCTCTCTGGATACTCTGCTGGCTCTGCTGCAGGCAGAAGGAGCTAAAATAGAAGAAGAGACAGAG AACATGGCCGACTCTTTCCTGGATGGTGACATGACCCTGGATTCCTTCATTGATGCCTACCAGAGCCAGAGGAAGCTGGCCCACTTGAGACGTGTGAAGATTGAGAAGCTACAGGAAATGGTGCTGACGGGCCAGCGGCTCCCCCAGGTGTCGGTCCCTTCCTCCCGTTCTCAGGACGTTCCAGCAGTGGCCTCCCTGCTCACCGATGGCAGCGACACCTCTCCCATGGCCCAACCCAGAAGGAagccacctcctcctccatctcaGCCGGCTCCTGTTCTGACTCCAACTGCTGCCCCCCCGCCTCCTGTTGTCTACTCAGCATCACCATACCCACCAGTTCCTCCCAGAACGGGGCAGCCCTTCCCCCCCGTCTCCTCTGGATATCCCAGCCACTACCTCTCTCAGTATCCTCCTGCTTTGCCTGAGAGGCCCTCACCTTGCTTGGCCCCTCAACCTGGTTTCATTATTCAATAA
- the vps37ba gene encoding VPS37B subunit of ESCRT-I a isoform X2: protein MSNFSDKFSGYTMIQLNEFLEDDEKLARMVQEVDEMQEVQQSKDMTLANNRTLAEQNLTLQPQLEQKKEQLTKRYGCLQENFESYQLRKSSIEHKSGNRSLDTLLALLQAEGAKIEEETENMADSFLDGDMTLDSFIDAYQSQRKLAHLRRVKIEKLQEMVLTGQRLPQVSVPSSRSQDVPAVASLLTDGSDTSPMAQPRRKPPPPPSQPAPVLTPTAAPPPPVVYSASPYPPVPPRTGQPFPPVSSGYPSHYLSQYPPALPERPSPCLAPQPGFIIQ, encoded by the exons ATGTCGAATTTTTCAGACAAGTTCAGTGGGTACACGATGATTCAGCTCAACGAATTCTTAGAGGACGACGAAAAACTCGCCAGAATGGTCCAGGAGGTGGATGAG ATGCAGGAGGTCCAGCAGAGCAAGGACATGACGTTGGCCAACAACCGAACACTGGCCGAGCAAAACCTCACCCTTCAGCCCCAGCTAGAGCAGAAGAAAGAGCAGCTCACCAAGCGCTACGGATGTCTTCAGGAGAACTTTGAGTCCTATCAGCTTCGCAAGTCTTCTATAG AGCACAAGTCTGGAAACCGCTCTCTGGATACTCTGCTGGCTCTGCTGCAGGCAGAAGGAGCTAAAATAGAAGAAGAGACAGAG AACATGGCCGACTCTTTCCTGGATGGTGACATGACCCTGGATTCCTTCATTGATGCCTACCAGAGCCAGAGGAAGCTGGCCCACTTGAGACGTGTGAAGATTGAGAAGCTACAGGAAATGGTGCTGACGGGCCAGCGGCTCCCCCAGGTGTCGGTCCCTTCCTCCCGTTCTCAGGACGTTCCAGCAGTGGCCTCCCTGCTCACCGATGGCAGCGACACCTCTCCCATGGCCCAACCCAGAAGGAagccacctcctcctccatctcaGCCGGCTCCTGTTCTGACTCCAACTGCTGCCCCCCCGCCTCCTGTTGTCTACTCAGCATCACCATACCCACCAGTTCCTCCCAGAACGGGGCAGCCCTTCCCCCCCGTCTCCTCTGGATATCCCAGCCACTACCTCTCTCAGTATCCTCCTGCTTTGCCTGAGAGGCCCTCACCTTGCTTGGCCCCTCAACCTGGTTTCATTATTCAATAA